From Actinomyces sp. oral taxon 171 str. F0337, one genomic window encodes:
- a CDS encoding VOC family protein, protein MTDTTANAQPAERLAGFPCWIELYSPDIDASAAFYRDLLGWEITRAEPGGPLTTEVHHDGRLIGSFEPAEAAPGDPGWQVSFMVDDVRTAAGAAESAGGSVVVEPTDVTETMAYALASDPDGNVVGLLEDEDCEGPYPYHAGMPVWFDVLASDLEPAERFYREVAGWPTRRLTIADQEQDFYTSVVGGRSVSGVGRAGYFGEEVPSRWRIYFGVEDTDAAARRVRELGGAVIVEPIDFTFGRMVEVADPHGARFLLTTF, encoded by the coding sequence ATGACCGACACCACCGCCAACGCCCAGCCCGCCGAGCGCCTTGCCGGCTTTCCCTGCTGGATCGAGCTGTACTCCCCGGACATCGACGCCTCGGCCGCGTTCTACCGAGACCTTCTCGGCTGGGAGATCACCCGTGCAGAACCGGGCGGGCCGCTGACCACCGAGGTGCATCACGACGGTCGGCTCATCGGCTCCTTCGAACCCGCCGAAGCGGCGCCCGGGGACCCTGGCTGGCAGGTGAGCTTCATGGTCGACGACGTCCGCACCGCCGCCGGAGCCGCCGAGAGCGCCGGTGGGAGCGTCGTTGTGGAGCCCACTGACGTCACGGAGACCATGGCCTACGCCCTTGCCTCCGACCCCGACGGCAACGTCGTCGGGCTCCTGGAGGACGAGGACTGCGAGGGGCCCTACCCCTACCATGCCGGGATGCCGGTGTGGTTCGACGTCCTGGCCAGTGACCTGGAGCCGGCTGAGCGCTTCTACCGGGAGGTCGCCGGGTGGCCCACCCGCCGGCTGACCATCGCCGACCAGGAGCAGGACTTCTACACGAGCGTCGTCGGGGGCAGATCCGTGAGCGGCGTCGGTCGGGCCGGCTACTTCGGTGAGGAGGTCCCCTCGCGCTGGCGCATCTACTTCGGGGTTGAGGACACAGACGCCGCAGCCCGGCGTGTGCGTGAGCTCGGGGGAGCCGTCATCGTCGAGCCCATCGACTTCACGTTCGGGCGCATGGTGGAGGTCGCCGACCCGCACGGTGCGCGCTTCCTGCTCACCACGTTCTGA
- a CDS encoding TerD family protein: protein MEVDQSPVRRSLDAGAGKAAAPDPGTEAAAELNAVTIRRLGAVYVPPVAGGPVASSSRASRDEAPAPQRGSDAGIDTALTTLRALGYRLSSPAREELTTPEQAWALVNAAARLTSGSPAAEYRPFYPDFPVQVRTASEATLLVNAALHYLGDVVGARILPGYRPSPREPLPGDDSALTELGLATQQDLKRIVADLVAQATPFSAQDRADLTALRDFGPKWAPHMTVKENLAVFTVTFPDLDFSASYRTVTDVLRLAVAMAGGDTSLAEPCRFPSFSRAQRRRLLGLLDAVGRVQDGRDSAEEMARRSERWKRLARHLRPGDYARRFPRAAALLRQVASGGAEAGFTSHLEEVLASRDVDDALRLLAARPGVFARRLNHLLRLCADDAARERVVAEFARVAPEVSLPVLVRLWEYFASPGPDTLPWRVVAIKAATGTKTTLIPSTRRPGPADAAVVRAVEEALRRRKHLGRIAVDQGMYEGYTAPVGLRSASPGLRTAGRGTRMPLPEGETIRFFLHWRDLPKAPPEAPGPSGPPATVNSRETRVDLDLSAFFVSEDFTRTEQIAYYNLRSTAAVHSGDLTSAPDGAAEFIDVTLAEALRLGWRYVVMTVHSFSHHRLSEVPECWAGAMARGADPQSGEVFEASTVMQRLDLISPTFNATPFVIDLAERRLIWWDLPVGVGEHQVANLDRSSNRVLAHLLDLLEGRRMPLAHLLGLLADDVVEDPDEAQLVFGEGGILPWQTERILALLGPAEVTADAASDADGGAESQQVE from the coding sequence GTGGAAGTCGATCAGTCCCCTGTCAGGAGGTCACTCGATGCAGGAGCCGGCAAGGCGGCCGCCCCTGACCCTGGCACTGAGGCCGCCGCGGAGCTCAACGCGGTGACGATCCGCCGTCTCGGGGCCGTCTACGTCCCGCCCGTCGCCGGAGGGCCAGTGGCGTCGTCCTCCAGGGCGTCGCGGGATGAGGCGCCCGCGCCGCAGCGGGGCAGCGACGCGGGTATCGACACGGCCCTGACCACACTGCGGGCCCTGGGCTACCGGCTGTCCTCCCCGGCCCGGGAGGAGCTCACCACCCCCGAGCAGGCGTGGGCGCTGGTCAATGCCGCCGCCCGCCTCACCTCCGGCTCCCCGGCCGCCGAGTACCGGCCCTTCTACCCCGACTTCCCCGTCCAGGTCCGCACCGCCTCCGAGGCCACGCTGCTGGTCAACGCCGCCCTGCACTACCTGGGCGACGTCGTGGGGGCCCGGATCCTGCCGGGCTACCGGCCCAGTCCCCGCGAGCCCCTGCCGGGAGACGACAGTGCCCTCACCGAGCTGGGCCTGGCCACGCAGCAGGACCTGAAGCGGATCGTGGCCGACCTCGTCGCCCAAGCAACACCCTTCAGCGCCCAGGACCGCGCCGACCTGACGGCCCTGCGCGACTTCGGCCCCAAGTGGGCACCACACATGACGGTCAAGGAGAATCTCGCCGTCTTCACTGTCACCTTCCCGGACCTGGACTTCTCCGCCTCCTACCGCACCGTCACCGACGTGCTGCGCCTGGCGGTCGCCATGGCGGGTGGTGATACCTCCCTGGCCGAGCCGTGCCGGTTCCCCTCCTTCTCCCGCGCCCAGCGGCGCCGGCTGCTGGGACTGCTCGACGCCGTCGGGCGGGTCCAGGACGGCCGGGACTCCGCCGAGGAGATGGCTCGGCGCTCCGAGCGGTGGAAGCGGCTGGCCCGTCACCTGCGCCCCGGCGACTACGCGCGTCGTTTCCCGCGTGCCGCCGCGCTCCTGCGCCAGGTCGCCTCCGGGGGCGCCGAAGCGGGTTTCACCTCCCACCTGGAGGAGGTGCTGGCGAGCCGCGACGTCGATGACGCCCTTCGTCTGCTGGCCGCCCGCCCAGGGGTCTTCGCCCGCCGGCTCAACCACCTGCTGCGACTGTGCGCCGATGACGCCGCCCGCGAGCGCGTGGTCGCCGAGTTCGCCCGAGTCGCGCCCGAGGTCTCCCTGCCCGTCCTGGTGCGCCTGTGGGAGTACTTCGCCTCCCCCGGACCGGACACGCTGCCGTGGCGGGTCGTTGCCATCAAGGCGGCCACGGGCACCAAGACGACGCTCATCCCCTCCACCCGCCGCCCCGGCCCCGCCGACGCGGCGGTGGTTCGCGCCGTCGAGGAGGCCCTGCGCCGGCGGAAGCACCTGGGGCGGATCGCCGTCGACCAGGGGATGTACGAGGGCTACACGGCTCCGGTGGGACTGCGCTCGGCCTCGCCGGGCCTGCGCACGGCGGGGCGCGGCACCCGGATGCCCCTGCCCGAGGGCGAGACGATCCGCTTCTTCCTGCACTGGCGTGACCTGCCCAAGGCCCCACCCGAGGCCCCGGGGCCCTCTGGTCCTCCTGCCACCGTGAACAGCCGGGAGACGCGCGTGGACCTGGACCTGTCGGCCTTCTTCGTCTCCGAGGACTTCACGCGCACCGAGCAGATCGCCTACTACAACCTGCGCTCGACGGCGGCCGTGCACTCGGGCGATCTCACCTCGGCGCCCGACGGGGCGGCCGAGTTCATTGACGTCACCCTGGCCGAGGCGCTGCGGCTGGGGTGGCGCTACGTCGTCATGACGGTCCACTCCTTCTCCCACCACCGGCTCAGTGAGGTGCCCGAGTGCTGGGCGGGGGCGATGGCCCGCGGCGCGGACCCGCAGAGCGGGGAGGTCTTCGAGGCCTCCACCGTCATGCAGCGCCTCGACCTGATCTCACCCACGTTCAACGCGACCCCGTTCGTCATCGACCTCGCTGAGCGCCGCCTCATCTGGTGGGACCTGCCCGTGGGGGTGGGCGAGCACCAGGTGGCGAACCTGGATCGCAGCAGTAACCGGGTCCTGGCGCACCTGCTCGACCTGCTGGAGGGGCGGCGCATGCCGCTGGCGCACCTTCTGGGGCTCCTGGCCGACGACGTCGTCGAGGACCCGGATGAGGCCCAGCTGGTCTTCGGTGAGGGCGGGATCCTGCCGTGGCAGACCGAGCGGATCCTGGCGCTGCTGGGCCCCGCGGAAGTTACGGCGGACGCGGCCTCCGACGCGGACGGGGGCGCCGAGAGCCAGCAGGTGGAGTAA
- the purD gene encoding phosphoribosylamine--glycine ligase — protein sequence MKILLLGSGAREHALARALARDPQTTELIVAPGNPGTSAIATNLNIDPSVPEEVVALATQMKADLVVVGPEAPLVAGVADAVRDAGIPCFGPGAEAARLEGSKAFAKEIMTAAGVPTAEAAVCTTEAELAAALDRFGAPYVVKEDGLAAGKGVVVTDELPVALAHGRACLTRGSGRVVVEDYLDGPEASVFCVCDGATVRPLAPAQDFKRLLNGDAGPNTGGMGAYSPLPWAPADLAEQVVHEVAQPVIDEMARRGSSFIGLLYCGLALTGRGLRVVEFNVRFGDPETQAVLARLTSSLPELLHAAATGLLAEAPEPTWSEQCAVDVVIAAPGYPGTVTTGGTITGIEAAEELDDVHVLHAGTGTTEGGELVVIGGRVLSVVALGPTVEAARERAYEAVERIELEGAQYRTDIAHAASADSAGSAGSADGADRGDGAE from the coding sequence GTGAAGATCCTGCTCCTCGGCTCCGGCGCGCGCGAGCACGCCCTGGCCCGTGCCCTCGCCCGTGATCCGCAGACCACCGAGCTCATCGTCGCCCCTGGAAACCCCGGCACCTCGGCCATCGCCACGAACCTCAACATCGACCCCAGCGTCCCGGAGGAGGTCGTGGCCCTGGCTACGCAGATGAAGGCCGACCTCGTCGTCGTCGGCCCCGAGGCGCCCCTGGTCGCCGGTGTCGCCGACGCCGTGCGCGACGCCGGGATCCCCTGCTTCGGCCCCGGCGCCGAGGCCGCCCGCCTGGAGGGCTCGAAGGCCTTCGCCAAGGAGATCATGACCGCCGCAGGCGTCCCCACCGCCGAGGCCGCCGTGTGCACCACTGAGGCCGAGCTGGCCGCCGCCCTGGACCGCTTCGGGGCGCCCTACGTCGTCAAGGAGGACGGCCTGGCCGCAGGCAAGGGCGTCGTCGTCACCGACGAGCTCCCCGTCGCCCTGGCCCACGGCCGCGCCTGCCTGACCCGCGGCAGCGGTCGCGTCGTCGTCGAGGACTACCTAGACGGCCCCGAGGCCTCCGTGTTCTGCGTGTGCGACGGCGCCACCGTCCGCCCCCTGGCCCCCGCCCAGGACTTCAAGCGCCTCCTCAACGGCGATGCCGGCCCCAACACCGGCGGCATGGGCGCCTACTCCCCACTGCCCTGGGCCCCGGCCGACCTGGCCGAGCAGGTGGTGCACGAGGTCGCCCAACCCGTCATCGACGAGATGGCCCGCCGTGGCAGCAGCTTCATCGGCCTGCTCTACTGCGGCCTGGCCCTGACCGGACGCGGCCTGCGCGTCGTCGAGTTCAACGTCCGATTCGGCGACCCCGAGACCCAGGCCGTCCTGGCCCGCCTGACCTCCTCCCTGCCCGAGCTCCTCCACGCCGCCGCCACCGGCCTCCTCGCCGAGGCCCCCGAGCCCACCTGGTCCGAGCAGTGCGCCGTCGACGTCGTCATCGCGGCCCCCGGCTACCCCGGAACCGTCACCACCGGCGGCACCATCACCGGGATCGAGGCCGCCGAGGAGCTCGACGACGTCCACGTGCTGCATGCCGGCACCGGCACCACCGAGGGCGGGGAGCTGGTCGTCATCGGAGGTCGGGTCCTGTCCGTCGTCGCCCTGGGGCCAACCGTCGAGGCGGCGCGGGAACGCGCCTACGAGGCCGTCGAGCGCATCGAGCTCGAGGGCGCCCAGTACCGCACCGACATCGCTCACGCGGCCAGCGCCGACAGTGCTGGCAGCGCTGGCAGCGCCGATGGGGCCGACAGGGGTGACGGGGCCGAGTAG
- a CDS encoding phosphoribosylaminoimidazolesuccinocarboxamide synthase, which yields MTQSASSASVGPGASASGSRPPAVPGWEHRSSGKVRDVYAPSSDGPWVGQDVLLVVASDRISAYDHILATPIPDKGKVLTALSAWWFERLADVVPGHLVSLDVPAQVAGRAMICRRLEMYPVECVARGYLTGSGLAEYRGSRSVCDVALPEGLTEASRLPEPIFTPAAKAELGEHDENVSFERVIQMVGESAATALRETTLALYSRAAEIARDRGIILADTKFELGTDAGGNLVLGDEVLTPDSSRFWPADAWEPGRITPSFDKQYVRDWLTSPASGWDRDGGQEPPPLPDDVVERTRARYLEAYERLTGHPLELS from the coding sequence ATGACTCAGTCCGCGAGCTCCGCCTCAGTCGGTCCCGGAGCCTCAGCATCCGGCTCCCGGCCCCCCGCCGTCCCAGGGTGGGAGCACCGCTCCAGCGGCAAGGTTCGGGACGTCTACGCCCCCAGCTCCGACGGCCCGTGGGTCGGGCAGGACGTGCTCCTCGTGGTCGCCTCGGACCGTATCAGCGCCTACGACCACATCCTGGCCACCCCGATCCCGGACAAGGGGAAGGTCCTCACCGCCCTGAGCGCCTGGTGGTTCGAGCGGCTCGCCGACGTCGTCCCGGGTCATCTCGTCTCCCTCGACGTTCCCGCCCAGGTCGCCGGGCGTGCCATGATCTGCCGACGACTGGAGATGTACCCCGTGGAGTGCGTGGCCCGCGGCTACCTCACCGGCTCCGGTCTGGCCGAGTACCGGGGGAGTCGCTCCGTGTGCGACGTGGCCCTGCCCGAGGGACTGACCGAGGCGTCCCGACTGCCCGAGCCGATCTTCACCCCCGCCGCCAAGGCCGAGCTCGGCGAGCACGACGAGAACGTCTCCTTCGAGCGTGTCATCCAGATGGTGGGGGAGAGCGCCGCCACCGCCCTGCGCGAGACCACGTTGGCCCTCTACTCCCGGGCCGCCGAGATCGCCCGGGACCGCGGCATCATCCTGGCCGACACCAAGTTCGAGCTCGGCACCGACGCCGGCGGCAACCTGGTCCTGGGCGACGAGGTCCTCACCCCCGACTCCTCCCGCTTCTGGCCGGCCGACGCCTGGGAACCCGGCCGGATCACCCCCTCCTTCGACAAGCAGTACGTGCGCGACTGGCTCACCTCCCCGGCCTCCGGCTGGGACCGGGACGGAGGTCAGGAGCCCCCGCCCCTGCCCGACGACGTCGTCGAACGGACCCGGGCCCGCTACCTCGAGGCCTACGAGCGGCTGACCGGTCACCCCCTGGAGCTGTCATGA
- the purS gene encoding phosphoribosylformylglycinamidine synthase subunit PurS, with the protein MGRIVVEVMPKPEILDPQGKAVVGSLPRLGFDQFTGVRQGRRFELTVDGPVTEEHLAAAREAADTLLSNPIIEDVVSVAADEEA; encoded by the coding sequence ATGGGACGCATTGTCGTCGAGGTCATGCCCAAGCCCGAGATCCTTGACCCCCAGGGCAAGGCGGTGGTCGGAAGTCTTCCCCGCCTCGGGTTCGATCAGTTCACCGGTGTGCGGCAGGGCCGCCGCTTCGAGCTGACCGTGGATGGTCCCGTCACCGAGGAGCATCTGGCCGCCGCCCGCGAGGCCGCCGACACCCTCCTGTCCAACCCGATCATTGAGGACGTCGTCTCCGTCGCCGCCGACGAGGAGGCCTGA
- the purQ gene encoding phosphoribosylformylglycinamidine synthase subunit PurQ — translation MSESPSSPSAARIGVITFPGTLDDVDAARAVRLAGAEPVSLWHKDADLHGVDAVVVPGGFSYGDYLRCGAIARFAPVMEEVVAAAERGMPVLGICNGFQILAEAHLLPGALLRNANQRFICVEQRLRIENAQTAWTNRFTAGEEIVVPMKNGEGNFIASPEELDRLEGEGLVVFRYVGNPNGSARDIAGVRNERGNVVGLMPHPEHAVEPGFGPGSQAGPRTGTDGLRIFRSAIDSLLSV, via the coding sequence GTGAGTGAGTCTCCCAGCAGCCCTTCCGCTGCCCGTATCGGCGTCATCACCTTCCCCGGGACCCTTGACGACGTCGATGCCGCCCGTGCCGTGCGCCTGGCCGGGGCCGAGCCGGTGAGCCTGTGGCACAAGGACGCCGACCTGCACGGGGTCGATGCCGTCGTCGTGCCCGGCGGCTTCTCATACGGCGACTACCTGCGCTGCGGCGCCATCGCCCGCTTCGCCCCCGTCATGGAGGAGGTCGTGGCCGCCGCCGAGCGCGGCATGCCGGTGCTCGGCATCTGCAACGGCTTCCAGATCCTCGCCGAGGCCCACCTCCTGCCCGGCGCCCTCCTGCGCAATGCGAACCAGCGCTTCATCTGCGTCGAGCAACGCCTGCGCATTGAGAACGCGCAGACCGCCTGGACCAACCGGTTCACGGCCGGGGAGGAGATCGTCGTTCCCATGAAGAACGGCGAGGGCAACTTCATCGCCTCTCCCGAGGAGCTCGACCGCCTCGAGGGGGAGGGGCTCGTCGTCTTCCGTTACGTGGGCAACCCCAATGGATCTGCCCGAGACATCGCCGGCGTGCGCAATGAGCGCGGAAACGTCGTCGGACTCATGCCCCACCCCGAGCACGCCGTCGAGCCCGGTTTCGGTCCCGGCTCGCAGGCGGGCCCGCGTACCGGGACCGATGGCCTGAGGATCTTCCGCTCGGCCATCGACTCACTGCTGTCCGTCTGA
- a CDS encoding DUF2461 domain-containing protein, whose amino-acid sequence MSTFQGLPTALFEFFADLAQDNSKDFWNANKQRWQRDVKAPMSALVDQLSGEFGPLRMFRPNRDLRFTRDKAPYKLWTGATSTPQTTGGIGYYLGVSTTGITTGYGAMRMTADQLRRFRGAIDADISGIRFEELTQELAAQGLPVSPGADQPLKNAPRGWSTDHPRINFLRWKGAAVVQDWPTDTWMHTPQVHERIRDTWAAVEPLRAWLDEHVSPRNH is encoded by the coding sequence ATGAGCACCTTCCAAGGACTACCGACAGCCCTTTTCGAGTTCTTCGCCGACCTGGCGCAGGACAACTCGAAGGACTTCTGGAATGCCAACAAGCAGCGTTGGCAGCGGGACGTGAAAGCCCCTATGAGTGCATTGGTTGACCAGCTTTCCGGAGAGTTCGGTCCTTTGCGCATGTTCCGCCCCAACCGTGACCTGCGTTTCACCCGCGACAAGGCCCCTTACAAGCTCTGGACAGGCGCTACCAGCACCCCTCAGACCACTGGCGGAATCGGCTACTACCTCGGTGTGTCGACCACCGGTATCACCACCGGCTACGGAGCCATGCGGATGACCGCCGACCAACTTCGCCGCTTCAGGGGCGCCATCGATGCCGACATCAGCGGAATCCGCTTCGAGGAGCTCACACAAGAGCTCGCCGCACAGGGGCTGCCCGTCTCACCCGGCGCCGACCAGCCATTGAAAAACGCACCGCGAGGCTGGTCGACCGACCACCCCCGCATCAACTTCCTCAGATGGAAAGGGGCCGCAGTCGTTCAGGACTGGCCCACCGACACTTGGATGCACACTCCCCAGGTGCACGAGAGGATTCGAGACACCTGGGCCGCCGTCGAGCCTCTCAGAGCATGGCTCGACGAGCACGTCTCGCCGCGCAACCACTGA
- a CDS encoding TfoX/Sxy family protein → MASMTPEQHHLVQRVRALVDNEPDVREVSMFGGRAIMVNDKMIVSAGKTGDLLVRVAADRHETLLGEPGAQQAQMGAGREMGAGWITVAPEAIADDGRLTFWVDVAMHHNRAVTGGQSGSDDS, encoded by the coding sequence ATGGCATCCATGACACCCGAGCAGCACCACCTCGTTCAGCGCGTCCGCGCGCTGGTCGATAACGAACCGGATGTGCGCGAGGTCTCCATGTTCGGAGGGCGCGCGATCATGGTCAACGACAAGATGATCGTCAGCGCCGGGAAGACCGGGGACCTCCTGGTGCGCGTCGCCGCGGACCGCCACGAAACGCTCCTGGGCGAACCGGGCGCCCAGCAGGCCCAAATGGGCGCCGGGCGAGAGATGGGAGCCGGATGGATCACCGTCGCACCCGAGGCCATCGCCGACGACGGCCGCCTCACCTTCTGGGTTGACGTCGCGATGCACCACAACCGTGCCGTCACTGGCGGGCAATCGGGAAGCGACGATTCATGA
- a CDS encoding SRPBCC family protein: MAEFQDSIEIEAPPQAVFEYLTTNKGMTAWMGQYANLDPTPGGRFAVDIAGYPVRGEYLVVEPFQRVVVSWGFAGSDELPTGASKVEFILTPITGGTRVDLRHLDLPESEVRGHAHGWAHFMPRLKVAGAGGDAGPDHWQPLTD, translated from the coding sequence ATGGCTGAGTTTCAGGACTCCATCGAGATCGAGGCACCCCCGCAGGCGGTCTTCGAGTACCTCACCACCAACAAGGGCATGACGGCGTGGATGGGGCAGTACGCCAATCTCGATCCGACGCCGGGCGGCCGGTTCGCGGTCGACATTGCCGGCTACCCCGTGCGGGGCGAGTACCTCGTGGTTGAGCCCTTCCAGCGCGTGGTGGTCTCGTGGGGATTCGCCGGCAGTGACGAGCTGCCCACCGGCGCTTCCAAGGTCGAGTTCATCCTGACGCCGATCACTGGCGGCACACGTGTGGACCTGCGCCACCTCGACCTGCCGGAGTCCGAGGTCCGCGGGCACGCGCACGGCTGGGCCCACTTCATGCCCCGCCTCAAGGTCGCCGGTGCGGGAGGGGACGCCGGCCCGGACCACTGGCAGCCCTTGACCGACTGA
- a CDS encoding ArsR/SmtB family transcription factor, whose product MGVPEAIDVDMTLRALADGNRRAILRVIRSEPQPVGAVAQAVGLSQQTASHHLRTLQKAGLATVTTDHTRRLYALNTDGLAAVRSYLDDFWPERLAALKSAVEQREEKQHG is encoded by the coding sequence GTGGGAGTACCAGAGGCGATCGACGTCGATATGACGCTGCGGGCGTTGGCTGACGGGAACCGTCGGGCGATCCTGCGCGTCATCCGTTCAGAACCGCAGCCCGTCGGCGCCGTCGCACAGGCAGTTGGACTGTCACAGCAGACTGCCTCGCATCATCTCCGGACTCTTCAGAAGGCGGGGCTGGCGACCGTCACCACCGATCACACGCGCCGCCTGTACGCACTCAACACGGACGGGCTCGCGGCGGTGCGCTCCTACCTCGACGACTTCTGGCCCGAGAGGCTGGCGGCCCTCAAGTCCGCCGTCGAGCAGCGGGAGGAGAAACAGCATGGCTGA
- a CDS encoding glycosyltransferase translates to MRDIDVAPLPLSHLESHLDEVAIKRLHTSLTGAEALLEGRTVWTVTPSAAAGSGPAETVAPLVGYSLGAGLNVRWLALDAPEEFTRIATRLHAGIHGDRGDGGKLGDKQRDIYEHVLASNAENIVDEVRPEDIVILHDPPTAGLAKALKAVGATVIWRCHAGAEGAGEAADYAWAFLDRYLEDVDLVIVSRPEYRPPYIEAERCAILAPSIDADSPKNRVLDLDEAWSVARLSGIFTGEPPFEAVPFMRHDGRADAFRGLADDPVLAGGPVPLGARVVTQVNRWDRLKGGLELVEAFAENIAVLPEDAHLLLVGPTPDGPESQATLTQIVERCSVLPDSVASRIHVAAVSMEDREVNATVVNAVQRVSSVVTQRSLIEAFGLTVAEAMWKKAPVVASAVGGIRDQIDDGVDGVLVDPTDGVAWAEAVRDLLLFPERAQEMGLAAHEAVRREFLSNRHLQDLLQIVADQVG, encoded by the coding sequence ATGAGAGACATCGACGTCGCCCCGCTGCCCCTGTCGCACCTGGAGAGCCACTTGGACGAGGTGGCCATCAAACGACTGCACACGAGCCTGACGGGGGCCGAGGCCCTGCTGGAGGGACGCACCGTGTGGACGGTCACACCGTCGGCCGCCGCCGGCTCGGGGCCGGCAGAAACGGTCGCGCCCCTCGTGGGCTACTCCCTGGGCGCCGGCCTCAATGTGCGCTGGCTGGCTCTGGACGCCCCTGAGGAGTTCACCCGGATCGCGACCCGCCTTCATGCCGGCATCCACGGGGACCGCGGCGACGGCGGCAAGCTCGGGGACAAGCAGCGTGACATCTACGAGCACGTCCTGGCCTCCAACGCGGAGAACATCGTCGATGAGGTCCGCCCCGAGGACATCGTCATCCTCCACGACCCGCCCACGGCGGGCCTGGCCAAGGCCCTCAAGGCCGTGGGCGCCACCGTCATCTGGCGCTGCCACGCCGGAGCCGAGGGCGCGGGCGAGGCCGCCGATTACGCCTGGGCCTTCCTGGATCGCTACCTGGAGGACGTGGATCTCGTCATCGTCTCCCGACCCGAGTACCGCCCGCCCTACATCGAGGCCGAGCGCTGCGCAATCCTGGCCCCCTCCATCGACGCCGACTCCCCCAAGAACCGGGTCCTGGACCTGGACGAGGCCTGGTCAGTGGCGCGCCTGTCCGGGATCTTCACCGGCGAGCCGCCCTTCGAGGCCGTGCCCTTCATGCGTCACGACGGACGCGCCGACGCCTTCCGCGGCCTGGCCGACGACCCGGTCCTGGCCGGCGGCCCGGTGCCGCTGGGTGCCCGAGTCGTCACCCAGGTCAACAGGTGGGACCGCCTCAAGGGCGGCCTGGAGCTGGTGGAGGCCTTCGCCGAGAACATCGCCGTGCTGCCCGAGGACGCCCACCTGCTGCTGGTCGGCCCGACCCCGGACGGGCCCGAGTCGCAGGCGACCCTGACGCAGATCGTGGAGCGCTGCTCGGTGCTGCCGGACTCTGTCGCCTCACGGATCCACGTGGCAGCGGTGAGCATGGAGGACCGGGAGGTCAACGCCACCGTCGTCAACGCCGTCCAGCGGGTCAGCTCGGTGGTCACCCAGCGCTCCCTCATCGAGGCCTTCGGACTGACTGTGGCCGAGGCGATGTGGAAGAAGGCCCCAGTGGTCGCCTCCGCGGTGGGCGGCATCCGCGATCAGATCGACGACGGCGTCGACGGCGTCCTGGTCGACCCGACCGACGGCGTCGCCTGGGCCGAGGCCGTGCGCGACCTACTGCTCTTCCCCGAGCGGGCTCAGGAGATGGGACTGGCCGCCCACGAGGCCGTGCGCCGGGAGTTCCTGTCCAACCGCCACCTGCAGGACCTCTTGCAGATCGTGGCCGATCAGGTGGGCTGA